The sequence below is a genomic window from Kitasatospora kifunensis.
GGACCACTTCGAAGGCTGGATCAACGGCAAGCTGGAGGGTCCGCGGCCGCCGACCGGCGGCACTCACGGGGGCGATGACATCGAGCTCAAGCCGCTGCCGCCGCTGCCACCGCCGGATCTCGACAAGCCGCTCCCGGCGCCGCCGATCCCCAGGAGCACCAGGCCGTCGACGTCAGGAGGGCCGCAGATAACGGTGCTCGAGCCGCCACCGACCCAGCACACCCCGCCGACGACCGGCGGCCCTCCCGCGCTGCCGCCCCTGGATTTCGGGCCCGAGCTGCCGACGCACCTGTTCGACCCGACCCCACCGCCGAGTCCGCATCCGCATCCGCATCCGCATCCGCATCCGCATCCGCAGACCGTTTCGGACTCCGTGCTGTCCGCGCTCAACCCCGGTATGCAGGAGATCTCCTGAACTTGCGTCAGGAGATCCCCAGCAGGCGCAGCACCGCCGCGGTCCCCGCGGCGGCGAGGATCACCAGCAGGAACGGCGCCCTGCGCCAGGCGAGCAGGCCGCCCACCAGCACCCCGAGCGGGCGGGCGAAGCCGGCCGGAGCGTGGTCGGTGAACAGGGAGAGGGTCGCCACCAGGGCGGCGAGCAGGACGACCGCGGCGGTCTCCAGCAGCCGCTCCACCCGGGGCGGCACGGCGACCCGGGAGCGCAGCAGCGGCCCGGCCAGGCGGATGGCGTAGGTGCCGGCGGCCAGCGTGAGCCCAGCGGCGAGCAGCGCGGGGTGGCTCGTCATTCCCCGGCCCCGTCTCGGCCGGCCGACTCCGGGATCCTCGGGGCCGGGCCTGCGGCCGCCTCGCGCGCCTCGCGCGGCTCACGCGGCTTGCGCGGCTCACGGGTCAGCGTCGGGACCGCCAACGCCACCAGGGCCAGCAGCACCGGGAGTCCGGCGGACAGGAACGGCGTCGCGGCCAGCGCGATCGCGGCCCCGACCAGCGCGGGCCGGCGCTTGGTGCGCTCACGCAGCGCCGGGAGGATCAGGGCGAGCAGGACGGCAGGGAACATCGCGTCCAGGCCGAACGCGTCGGTGTCACGGACCACCGAGCCCAGCAGCGCCCCCAGCAGCGCACCACTCGGCCAGCAGACCAGGACCCCCAGGCCGCAGGTCCAGTACGCGGCCCGGCGGCGGGCGGGATCGCACTGGGCGAGGGCGAAGACGACGGACTCGTCGTTCATCACGTGCGAGCCGAGCGCCCGCCACCAGCCCTTGCCCACCACGTCCGCGACCGCCAGCCCGAACGGCAGGTGGCGCGCGTTGACCAGCAGCCCCGCCAGCACCGCCGCGATCGGGCTGCCCCCGGCGCCGACGATCCCGACGAAGAGGAACTCCGAGGAGCCGGCCAGCACCAGCGTGCCCATCAGCACGGGCAGCCAGGCCGGGAAACCGGCGGCGACCGCGATCGCGCCGTAGGACAGGCCGACGACGCCCACGGCCAGGCAGACGAGCGCGATGTCGCGCAGCAGCCCACGATCGAGTGTTCGCCATATCGAACGCATGATTATTATGATGAACATACCCAGTGGGTGTTCGTCAAGAAAAACAGTCGACCGGTGGAGCGAACACATGGTGCAACAGCAGCCGCACGGCAGCACACCCGGCACGCCCGACCCGGCCGGCCCCACCGCGGGGGCTGCTCCGCTCGCGCTGATCGCGACCTCACTGCGGCGTGAGCGCGCCCGCACCGGCCTCTCGCTCACCGAGGTGGCCCGCCGGGCCGGGGTCGCCAAGTCCACGCTCTCGCAGCTGGAGTCGGGCACCGGCAATCCGAGCATCGAGACCCTCTGGGCGCTCTGCGTGGCGCTGGACGTCCCGTTCGCCCGCCTGCTCGACCCGCCGCGCCCGGTCGTCCAGGTGATCCGCGCCGACCAGGGCCCCACCGTCGCCGCGGCCCACGCCGACTACCGGGCCACCGTGCTGGCCGCCAGCCCGCCCAGTGCCCGCCGCGACCTCTACGCCATCGCCGCCGAACCCGGCCCGCAGCGCGCCTCCGACCCGCACATGCCCGGCGTGATCGAACACGTCGTCCTCAGCACCGGCCGCGCCCTGGTCGGTCTCGCCGACGACCCCGTCGAGCTGGCCCCCGGCGACTACATCGCCTACCCCGGCGACCTCCCCCACGTCTTCCAGGCCCTGGAACCGGGCACCCGCGCCGTCCTGATCTCGGAGCACACCTGACGGACGGCGCGCTGCGCCCGGTCACCGACGGCCGTCCGTCACGCCGTG
It includes:
- a CDS encoding AzlD domain-containing protein; protein product: MTSHPALLAAGLTLAAGTYAIRLAGPLLRSRVAVPPRVERLLETAAVVLLAALVATLSLFTDHAPAGFARPLGVLVGGLLAWRRAPFLLVILAAAGTAAVLRLLGIS
- a CDS encoding AzlC family ABC transporter permease, yielding MRSIWRTLDRGLLRDIALVCLAVGVVGLSYGAIAVAAGFPAWLPVLMGTLVLAGSSEFLFVGIVGAGGSPIAAVLAGLLVNARHLPFGLAVADVVGKGWWRALGSHVMNDESVVFALAQCDPARRRAAYWTCGLGVLVCWPSGALLGALLGSVVRDTDAFGLDAMFPAVLLALILPALRERTKRRPALVGAAIALAATPFLSAGLPVLLALVALAVPTLTREPRKPREPREAREAAAGPAPRIPESAGRDGAGE
- a CDS encoding helix-turn-helix domain-containing protein, which encodes MVQQQPHGSTPGTPDPAGPTAGAAPLALIATSLRRERARTGLSLTEVARRAGVAKSTLSQLESGTGNPSIETLWALCVALDVPFARLLDPPRPVVQVIRADQGPTVAAAHADYRATVLAASPPSARRDLYAIAAEPGPQRASDPHMPGVIEHVVLSTGRALVGLADDPVELAPGDYIAYPGDLPHVFQALEPGTRAVLISEHT